The region AATCAGGATGCAGGCAATGGACGAATTTTGCCAAGATTTTGAATGTGGCAAGCAACAGGGACGATATATCAACGCATCCCTCCCGAATTTATCCTTTCCCGATCGACACTTTGACCTCGTACTCTCCGCACATTTCCTCTTTTTCTACTCCGCAAACAGAGATCTGACGTTTCACCTTGATGCCGTGCGAGAACTACTTCGCATCGGAACCGAGGTGAGAATTTTTCCTATCGTTGATGTCAACAGCAACCCTTCCCCTTTCTTATCACCCGTTATCCACGAACTTGAAAAAGATGGGATTACGTGCTCGGTTGCGCGCGTCCCGTATCACTTCCAAAAAACAGGGAATGAAATGCTGCGAGTAAAATCGTACTGATAGACTACCACTTGTGTGTCGGCGTTTCCGAGAGGTTTTTCATGAATTCATACGTCCAATCCACAGTCCGATAACCGCAGTTGCTGTAAAAGAGGAATGCGCGATGGTTATCCCAGGCAGTACTAATCGCTGCATGCCGGTATCCGATCTTCTTCATCTCTTGCAGCGCGTATTGGAGCAGGTAACGCCCTAAACCTTGCCCTTGAAAATCGTCTTCAACACCGAGCCAAACCGTATGAAACCAATCTTGGGCATCCGGATGGCTTGAAAACTCACCGCCACAAATAGACTCACAGATTCCAACTTGTTCACTATCTTGGTGGGCAAGCACGGTACAATTCGGATGCTGTCCGCGTCCGTCCTGCCAGTTGATAGAAAGCGTTACTGGTAGACTTGAAGGGACGGGCGTAACGGAATAGTCTTCCCAATCCAAAAAAACCTCACCTTCAGAACGACGGTATCCATTGAATCCAAGGAGTCCTTGAACTTGATCAAGCGCATCCGATAGATAGGCGTGTCCAAAATGATAGAAACGATATCGACAATCTTGAGGGAAAGCGGAAATTTGGGAAACGTTGAACGCTTTCAGATAGTCTTCCGCCTTTTCAAGTACGGCTTGTCCAACCGCTCGCGCCCCGCGTTCATAACCCAAGAACCGAATAACACCTAAGTTTTCTTTCCTATGTTCCCGAGATGGACTAATACCGACGTGAATAAACGCTTGGATAACACCGTTGACTATTGCCACAAAGGCGGTTTCGGAATCGAGTCCATCCCCCTTTAAATCGGCTTTATCGGTAGTTACTCGGCTTATCGCGATAGCGAATTCTTCTTCCGCTACTGGATAGCAATGCGGAACGTTGGAGGTTATGTGGTTGTAAAATTGTGTCACCAATGTTTGCAGATCGGATGTATATTGGCGTATTTCCATGTATCACTCCTATTGCTCACCTTTAGCGTTTCTCGACTTGGAAGTTGGCATCTAACGCCTTCGCAATTCGGACTTGAGACTCTTGGAGGTGTGCCAAGCTATAATCGTCAAGTCTGCCTTGCGCGGTTTGGAGCACGCGCTGTATGCGAGTGTTGATTTGCCCGAGATGGCGACGGGCGAGGGATCTTGCGTCCTCAGGTGTGCCACTGTCGGCATCTAATACCAGTTTGATAAGCCGCTTGAGATGTTCGCGTTGTAAACCGCGCCGGAAACTGGAGATGAACGCATCCGTATTCGACCACTGCTTTTCTCCTATATTCCGATCCAATTCAGTCCAGACCGCATCCGTAATGCCTGAAAAAAGTTCAGGGAGTGTGAACGCATCCGCACCTTTAGGGAACTTTAACTCTGTGTCTTGAATCCGTGCGAGAATGTTCGGGTAGAGCAAGCGTTCCAGAATGCGATTTTGATAGCGCAGAATGATCTCATGTACCGGGTAATCGAAACGTGTGGAATCCCAACTGGCGGCTCCCCAATCGCTCCAACGGGTGATTGCCAGACTGTTAAGCAAGTCCGGCGGGAAATTGAAGGCTTTGTCCGAGAGGGCGTGTTCTTTGAGGAATTCGAGTGCTTCGCGTTGTTTCGCTGCGGGGACCGGCACGAAGGGCAACCGTCCATTTTCATCGCCGCGATGATCGCGGTGGTGGTACTGCCCACCGATGTAACGACTTGCGAGGTACATGGTATAACCGTGTTCAACAATGAGTGTACGGAAAGCCCGCCTGGTCCGTTGATAGCCTTCGCCTTCTTTTGTAACTTTGTTTGCAATCTTATCCCAGAGTCCAACAACAATCTCACGACGTTGTTTGGCAAATTCAAGTGGATCGTTGCCGAGGTCCCAACGGTTGACCAATGGGTCAATATCTCGATGTTGATACCCATAAGCATCGCTATCTGTAGCATACGTCAGTTCCGGCGTTGGCGCACGGGTAGCGATTTTGCGCAACGCCTCTAATTCATCTTCTGGCTTGCTCGCATTAGTGGGTTTATAGGCATATTCAATCACCCAGTAGTCCCAGGGTCCGATTGTCGGCGTATAGTAATGCCCTTGTTTTTCACCTTCGGGTGCGATGTTCACAGCATCGTATTCCATGACAGAACCGAGGATGGCTTCTCCATTCTTTTTGTTCAAGTCGTCGAGAGAGAAAATTGTACTCGCTTTAAAGTTATGGCGCAATCCCAATGTATGCCCCACTTCATGCATCGTCAGTGCTTTGAGTGCCTCTCCGAGAAACTCTTCTGGGAGTTCACCGCCTTCGCCAGTCAGATCCCGCGCATCCAAGACACTTGCCATGAACCCCATCTGATGCACCAACCCAGATCCCATCTGACACTGAAATTGTGAAGATGGGTCCATCGGATGATCACGCTCATGCGCTAACTCATCAAAGAACGTTGTATATTCTCGCCGCCAAGACCTGATAAAACCATCGGTAATAAGGATGTCGGCATCCAGTATCTGTCCTGTCAGTGGATTCACGCGAGAGGGACCGGTGGCGAATCCTGCGTCAACCACCCAACGGATCGTGTTATACCGTGCGTCTTCGGGGTCCCAGTCCTCATAGTCCTGTTGAATGCGTGCTTCAATCGCATCGACAAAACCCGCCTTTTCAAACGCCTTGTTCCATTCGAGGATCCCCTGCCGGATGTAAGGACGGAAGCGGTGCGGTACGGTTTTTTCAATGTAGAAGATGATCGGATCTTTTGGGGGTGAAAGTTTTGCATCCTTGTCGGCTTTCTCCAGATGCCAGCGATTGACGTAACGAGCGAAGGGTTCCTCGCTAACTTGAGCCGAATAGTCTTTGATCGTTGTCATGAAGTGTCCGAGCCTGTCGTCAGCCGGTCGGGGTTGATAGTTGTTGGATGGAAGTGCAGCGAGGCTGTAATGCACCGTCAACTGGATGCCACGACTGTCGGGGACGGTTTCTATGTAACTTTGCGATGTATAGACCGCTTTGACTCTCAATTCGACGTTCTTTGGGAACGCCTTGATTGTTCCCCAAGTGCTGCGTGTTTTATCAAAGCGGGCATCAGCGGCAATACGACGTGCCAGTGGCGGCAAATCGGACATAAAAACCGGAGAAATATCGACCAATAGACTCTTTCGTTGTGGATGTACACTTTCAATCTTAAGAGAAAATAATACAGAGTCGCTGTAACTATAGTCAACTGCTTGGGCAGTCGGTGTTCCCTTTTCAGCACGGTATCGCACATTTTTTCGCACGAGATGCACGTTATCGCCAACGCGCCGCCAAACGAGCAACCATTCATCCATTATTATTCCTGAGATAAGCCGTCCTCTCGCTAAGCCGCGTGCAAGACTGGTCATGCATAGAAAAGGCTGATCCAATTGTGAGGGTTGGATTTCACAATAGAGTTTTTCTTTTTTCTGGTATAGTTTGAAGAAGCCGTCGTAGTTTTTACTATCTTCAATCACTTTTGCGAAATCTGCAAACTCTTGTTTTTTTTCTGTTGTTTCTTGTGCAGATACTGAAAGACAGTAACCGCTTATTGTGATGAGACAGATCCAAAAGGTCAATAGATGCCGCATCGTTTCTTCTCCTTAGTGAACGATACACTTGGTTATACATCAGAAGATTGGCGGGGTTTCAACCCCGCCAGTAGATATATGGACTTTATAAAAATCCTAATCGGAAATATAGGATCCTTTAGCGTTCCTCGACTTGGAAGTTGGCATCCAACGCCTTCGTAACTCGAACTTGTGACTCTTCAAGGTGCGCCACGCTATAATCGTCAAGTCTTCCTTGCGCATTTTGAAGCACCTGTTGTATCCGAGTATTGATTTGCTCAAGATGAAGGCGTGCAAGCGATCTCGCATCCTCAGGTGTACCACTGTCGGCATCCAACACCAGTTTGATGAGTTGCTTGAGGTGTTCACGTTGCAAACCGCGCCGGAAACTGGAGATAAACGCCTCTGTATTCGACCACTGCATTTCTCCGAGATTCCGTTCAAGGTCCACCCAAACCGCATCTGTAATGCCAGAAAAGAGTTCTGGGAGTGTGAACGCATCTTCACCTTTCGGGAACTTGAGTTCTGTGTCCTGAACGCGCGCAAGGACATTCGGATAGAGCAACCGTTCCAAGATACGGGTTTGATTCGTCAAAATGACATCATGGACGGGATAATCGAAACGTGTGGAATTCCAACTGGCGGCTCCCCAGTCGCTCCAACGGGTGATTGCCAGGCTGTTCAACAGATCCGGTGGGAAATCGAAAGTACTATCTGAGAGGGCGTGTTCTTTGAGGAATTCGAGTGCTTCGCGTTGTTTCGCTGCGGGGACCGGCACGAACGGTAAACGTCCGTTTTCATCGCCGCGGTGATCGCGGTGGTGATACTGTCCACCGATATAACGGCTTGCGAGGTACATGGTATAGCCGTGTTCATAAAGCAACCTTCCAAATGCCTGTCTGACGCGTTGATAGCCTTTTCCCTCTTTTGTGACCTTATCTGCGATTTTATCCCAGAGTTCGACGACAATCTCTCGCCGCCGTTTCGCAAACTCAAGCGGGTCGGCACCGAGGTCCCCTCGATTGACTAATGGATCAAGATCTCGGTAGCGATACCAAGACGCATCTTCATCCGTAGCGTACGTGAGTTCTGGCATCGCAGAACGGGAAGCGATTTTGCCCAATTCTTCTAATTCGCCTTCCGGTTTGCTTGCACTAATGGGTTTATAGGCATACTCGACCACCCAATGGTCCCAAGGCCCAATTGTTGGTGTGTAGTAATGTCCCTGTTTCTCGCCTTCAGGAGCGATGTTGACAGCGTCGTACTCCATAACGGAGCCGATAAGTGCTTCACCCTCTTTCTTATTCAGATCGTCAAGGGAAAATATCGTACTCGCTTTAAAGTTGTGACGCAGTCCCAGTGTATGTCCCACTTCGTGCATCGTCAAGGTTTTGAGAGCTTGCCCGATAAACTCTTCTGGGAGTTCACCCCCCTCATCAATTAGGTCTCGCGCTTGCAAAACGCTCGTCATGAGCCCCACCTGATGTGCCAATCCTGATGCCATCTGGCACCGATAGCGTGAAGCAGGATCCATCGGATGATCGCGCTCATGCTCCAACTCATCAAAGAAGGTCGTATATTGTCGCTGCCACCCCCTGATGAAGACATCGCTGATAAGAATATCGGCATCCAGTATTTGCCCTGTCAGTGGGTTCACACGAGAGGGACCAATGGCGAAGCCCGCATCAACCACCCAGCGGATCGTGTTATACCGCGCGTCTTCGGGGTCCCAGTCTTCGTAATCTTGCTGAATCCGTGCTTCAATCGCATCGGCAAATCCGATTTTTTCAAACGCCTTGTTCCATTCCAAAATGCCCTGCCGGATATAAGGACGGAAGCGATGTGGCACTGTTTTCTCAATGTAGAAAATGATCGGATCCATCGGCGGCGAGAGTTTCGCATCTTTATCCGCTTTCTCCAAATGCCACCGTTGGACGTACCGCGCAAACGGTTCTTCGCTGACGCGAGCAGAATAATCTTTGATCGTTGTCATGAAGTGCCCGAGTCTGTCGTCAGCCAATCGCGGCTGATAGCTGTTCGATGGGAGTGCAGCGAGGCTATAGTGTAGCGTCAACTGGATGCCACGACTGTCAGGGACAGTTTCTATATAGCTTTGCGATGTGTAGACCGCTTCGACCCTCAACTCTACGTTCTTTGGAAATGCCTTGACTGTTCCCCAAGTGCTACGCGTTTTGTCGAAGCGTGCGTCGGAGGCAATACTGCGCGCCAGAGGTAGCAGATCAGATATAAAGACCGGAGAAATGTCCACTAACAGACTCTTTCGTTGTGGATGGATACTTTCAATCTTAAGAGAAAATAGGATGGAATCGCTGTAACTGTAGTCAACCGCTTGGGCAGTCGGTGTCCCCTTCTCAGCGCGGTAGCGTACATTTTTTCGCACGAGATGCACGTTGTCGCCGACGCGTCGCCAGACGAGGAGCCAATCGTCCATTATCATTCCTGAGATAAGGAATCCTCTTCCTAAGCCGCGCGAAAGGCTAATCATGCATAGAAAAGGCTGCTCCAGTTGTGATGGCTGAATTTCGCAGTAGAGTTTTTCTTTTTTTTGGTACAGTTTGAAAAAGCCGTCGTAGTTTTTACTGTCCGCAATCACTTTGGCAAAATCTTCAAACTCTTTTTTCTTTTCTGTGGGTGCTGCCTGTGCCGTAGGCTTTGCAGGTTGTGCCGCTTCTTGTGCAGCTGCTGAAAAGCAATAACCGATGATGACGGTTAAACAGATCCAAAAAGTCAATTGGTATCGCACTGTATTTTCTCCTATGTGAGAGGTCAGTTTCTATCTTCAGCCTGGAGGCGTTCAAGCGTTGCCAAAGCCTTCGCCAGTTCAGACTCGGCGTGTTCACGAGCAAGGGCTTCCTGTTCAGCACGTTCTTCAGCCTGTTCAGCACGTTCTTGGGGAGGTTCCAACCACTGCTCTATCGCGGGATCATACAAGCCCAACACCCCATCGCGCTCACCGAGTTCTAAGTTCAGCACCGATGACGGAAGACGCTCATTCACAAATGCAATTTCCTCATACGCGCCATTAACCAAATGAAAACCTATGAAATGTGGCTGTATTTGATGGCGTGGGTCATAGATGTAATATTCCTGCACTTTCAGAACAGACGCATATAAATCTTTCTTCCGGGTTAGATCATGCTGAACTGTGCTCGGACTTGCAAGTTCTATCACAAAATCGGGTGTGTGAGATTCCTCCCAGGTCAGATAGGTGCCACGCTGCTTTTTCGCGACTCCCCGAACGACAAAAACATCGGGGGCAACCGATTTCGTTGCATCGCCCATTTCGTAATAGATTAACAGATCTCCAGAAACATAAACATCATCATGTTCCCGAAAGTGATGTTCAATCATTTGAAGGAGGTCCATAAGTAATTTACGATGCCAATCAGTTTCTGCCATAGGTTTACCGTCTGAAGAGGGATAGAAGGGTATTGGAGCAGACACGACTTTTTGCTGCATGGTTCCACCTCCTAAAAGGGTTATCAAATTGCTAAGGGGTTAGTCATTAAGAATAACATACAAGTTGTGATATGTCAATTTTCAATGCTTTTTTTACGAGTTGCTACGCTCATTTTATTCATAATGAATTCGCTGACTTCCATCAAATGAGAATCGCGGCCAATCGCGTTCCCAGTTTTCGGAGGCGTAAGGGATATAATGGCACGCTAACGCATGTCTACGGGTACCGGGCTGCAGAATTTCTGCACCGCCGTGGATTAATTTGCCGTCAAAGAGAATCACATCTCCAGCGTTCACCATAACTTGAACCGCATCCACGCCATTTTCTTCAAAAACTTGTTTGACTGCTGGAAAATAGCGATTGTGCTGTTGTTGCTCGTAGGTTTCTCCCGGTAGAAAGGTCATCGGCACGTCCTTTTTCGTAACTAATTGACCTTTATGTGAACCCGGTTGTACGATGAGGGGACCGTTATTCTCATCAACACTGACCATCGCGATCCACGCAGACATGCAGTCGGGCAGATAGTATTGGTCTTGATGGAATGGATGCTCTGAACCTTCGTAAAAGTGCATTGTCTGGATGCCTTCCGGTTCCCCGCCAAAGCAGTCTGTGAGTGGCTTGTGTAAGCGCGAATCGATCAGCAAGTCCAATACACGTTGGTCATATAGATGCTGATTAAAGGTACGAGCCCCATATTTATCCTGTTGAAAGAATCCTTCGAGATGTTTATGCCCTGTGTGAAGGTCTTCCATGTGCGCTACAAAACTTTGACATTCTTCCGCTGAGAAGACGCTTTCAAGGACGAGATACCCGTTTTCCTGATAGAACGCTTTTTGCGTAGGTGTTAAGCCTCTCTTTTCGGATGTCATTTTTCCCCCTCAAGAAGTTGCGGATACTGTTTATGCTTCTCTGCTTTTATTTTAACACAGTTGTTGATGAAATTGCAGTTAAATTTCCGAAGGTTTTTTGACAATGTTTGTTGAATCTGCTATTATTATTCTTATTCTCGAAATAAAAGGATAAGAAGGTTTAGGAGACGATTGATGAAAACAGTTCCTAAGATCGTCGCAGTCGGTGGCGGGGAAATCAGTGAGCAAGAAACCGCTACGATTGACAGGCGTATCATTGAATTAACAGGTAAAACACAGCCCAAGGCACTCTTTATTCCAACTGCCAGTAGCGATGCCCCTGGATACATTGACACCTTTGAAGCGTATTACGGTGGACATTTTGGATGTCAAACGCGCATTCTCACACTCACTCAAAATCCGCCAGGGTTTGAGGAGATGTCCGCATTGGTATTGGACTCAGACCTCGTCTATGTTGGGGGCGGGAATACCTATCGGATGATGAAACTGTGGCGGCGATTGGGATTAGATGCCGTGTTGACAGAAGCTGCATCCCGCGGGACTGTGCTATCGGGTCTCAGTGCTGGTGCGATCTGCTGGTTTAAATACGGACATAGCGATTCTCGCTCTTTCTCGAGTAATCCGAAGTGGGACTATATCCGCGTCAGAGGACTCGGGTTCATTAATGCAATATACTGTCCGCATTATCATTTTGAAGGGCGTGAACCTTCTTTTTTCGAGATGATCGCAAAACGCGGGGGCATCGGAATCGCTTGTGATAACAACGCCGCGATTGAAATCGTCGGTGAGCAGTATCGTGTTCTCACCTCTGCACCTACTGGAAAGGCATACAAGTTCTTCAAACGTAACGGAAACGTCGTTCCTGTGGAATTATCTCAGGATAGTGAGTATAGACCTTTAGCTAACCTTTTAAGGCGGCAATAACATTGAATCTTATTTCGCGCCGCGTCAGGGGAACCCGAATCTAAAATTAGGCTTGATTGATCATAGCCACTGTGTTATCCTATTTCCACTAAATATTTTTATCAGGAGGCACCTTTTCTTTCCGTGGTAAGAACCCCATCGGTCTTTTGGGGATGCGGGAAGCCTGGGTTGTTAGAGTTTTTATGCAGGTCGCAGCAATGTTTGGTGAAGGTAAAGGCGGTGTCGTTGAGAAGCCGGATCCTCGGGCAGCTGGGGATGTCGTCGTTGTCAAGATTCATGCCGTTCCGATGT is a window of Candidatus Poribacteria bacterium DNA encoding:
- a CDS encoding class I SAM-dependent methyltransferase; protein product: MNFHYKDIVPWGRSFDEYLDMFNLSEEDLTLDIVGVGDGPASFNVRMYQRGTPIISVDPIYRYSEAELRQRIQETHEDVIAQARRNQDKFVWTRFSSVDELAEIRMQAMDEFCQDFECGKQQGRYINASLPNLSFPDRHFDLVLSAHFLFFYSANRDLTFHLDAVRELLRIGTEVRIFPIVDVNSNPSPFLSPVIHELEKDGITCSVARVPYHFQKTGNEMLRVKSY
- a CDS encoding GNAT family N-acetyltransferase codes for the protein MEIRQYTSDLQTLVTQFYNHITSNVPHCYPVAEEEFAIAISRVTTDKADLKGDGLDSETAFVAIVNGVIQAFIHVGISPSREHRKENLGVIRFLGYERGARAVGQAVLEKAEDYLKAFNVSQISAFPQDCRYRFYHFGHAYLSDALDQVQGLLGFNGYRRSEGEVFLDWEDYSVTPVPSSLPVTLSINWQDGRGQHPNCTVLAHQDSEQVGICESICGGEFSSHPDAQDWFHTVWLGVEDDFQGQGLGRYLLQYALQEMKKIGYRHAAISTAWDNHRAFLFYSNCGYRTVDWTYEFMKNLSETPTHKW
- a CDS encoding zinc-dependent metalloprotease, giving the protein MRHLLTFWICLITISGYCLSVSAQETTEKKQEFADFAKVIEDSKNYDGFFKLYQKKEKLYCEIQPSQLDQPFLCMTSLARGLARGRLISGIIMDEWLLVWRRVGDNVHLVRKNVRYRAEKGTPTAQAVDYSYSDSVLFSLKIESVHPQRKSLLVDISPVFMSDLPPLARRIAADARFDKTRSTWGTIKAFPKNVELRVKAVYTSQSYIETVPDSRGIQLTVHYSLAALPSNNYQPRPADDRLGHFMTTIKDYSAQVSEEPFARYVNRWHLEKADKDAKLSPPKDPIIFYIEKTVPHRFRPYIRQGILEWNKAFEKAGFVDAIEARIQQDYEDWDPEDARYNTIRWVVDAGFATGPSRVNPLTGQILDADILITDGFIRSWRREYTTFFDELAHERDHPMDPSSQFQCQMGSGLVHQMGFMASVLDARDLTGEGGELPEEFLGEALKALTMHEVGHTLGLRHNFKASTIFSLDDLNKKNGEAILGSVMEYDAVNIAPEGEKQGHYYTPTIGPWDYWVIEYAYKPTNASKPEDELEALRKIATRAPTPELTYATDSDAYGYQHRDIDPLVNRWDLGNDPLEFAKQRREIVVGLWDKIANKVTKEGEGYQRTRRAFRTLIVEHGYTMYLASRYIGGQYHHRDHRGDENGRLPFVPVPAAKQREALEFLKEHALSDKAFNFPPDLLNSLAITRWSDWGAASWDSTRFDYPVHEIILRYQNRILERLLYPNILARIQDTELKFPKGADAFTLPELFSGITDAVWTELDRNIGEKQWSNTDAFISSFRRGLQREHLKRLIKLVLDADSGTPEDARSLARRHLGQINTRIQRVLQTAQGRLDDYSLAHLQESQVRIAKALDANFQVEKR
- a CDS encoding zinc-dependent metalloprotease gives rise to the protein MRYQLTFWICLTVIIGYCFSAAAQEAAQPAKPTAQAAPTEKKKEFEDFAKVIADSKNYDGFFKLYQKKEKLYCEIQPSQLEQPFLCMISLSRGLGRGFLISGMIMDDWLLVWRRVGDNVHLVRKNVRYRAEKGTPTAQAVDYSYSDSILFSLKIESIHPQRKSLLVDISPVFISDLLPLARSIASDARFDKTRSTWGTVKAFPKNVELRVEAVYTSQSYIETVPDSRGIQLTLHYSLAALPSNSYQPRLADDRLGHFMTTIKDYSARVSEEPFARYVQRWHLEKADKDAKLSPPMDPIIFYIEKTVPHRFRPYIRQGILEWNKAFEKIGFADAIEARIQQDYEDWDPEDARYNTIRWVVDAGFAIGPSRVNPLTGQILDADILISDVFIRGWQRQYTTFFDELEHERDHPMDPASRYRCQMASGLAHQVGLMTSVLQARDLIDEGGELPEEFIGQALKTLTMHEVGHTLGLRHNFKASTIFSLDDLNKKEGEALIGSVMEYDAVNIAPEGEKQGHYYTPTIGPWDHWVVEYAYKPISASKPEGELEELGKIASRSAMPELTYATDEDASWYRYRDLDPLVNRGDLGADPLEFAKRRREIVVELWDKIADKVTKEGKGYQRVRQAFGRLLYEHGYTMYLASRYIGGQYHHRDHRGDENGRLPFVPVPAAKQREALEFLKEHALSDSTFDFPPDLLNSLAITRWSDWGAASWNSTRFDYPVHDVILTNQTRILERLLYPNVLARVQDTELKFPKGEDAFTLPELFSGITDAVWVDLERNLGEMQWSNTEAFISSFRRGLQREHLKQLIKLVLDADSGTPEDARSLARLHLEQINTRIQQVLQNAQGRLDDYSVAHLEESQVRVTKALDANFQVEER
- a CDS encoding Uma2 family endonuclease → MQQKVVSAPIPFYPSSDGKPMAETDWHRKLLMDLLQMIEHHFREHDDVYVSGDLLIYYEMGDATKSVAPDVFVVRGVAKKQRGTYLTWEESHTPDFVIELASPSTVQHDLTRKKDLYASVLKVQEYYIYDPRHQIQPHFIGFHLVNGAYEEIAFVNERLPSSVLNLELGERDGVLGLYDPAIEQWLEPPQERAEQAEERAEQEALAREHAESELAKALATLERLQAEDRN
- a CDS encoding phytanoyl-CoA dioxygenase family protein — its product is MTSEKRGLTPTQKAFYQENGYLVLESVFSAEECQSFVAHMEDLHTGHKHLEGFFQQDKYGARTFNQHLYDQRVLDLLIDSRLHKPLTDCFGGEPEGIQTMHFYEGSEHPFHQDQYYLPDCMSAWIAMVSVDENNGPLIVQPGSHKGQLVTKKDVPMTFLPGETYEQQQHNRYFPAVKQVFEENGVDAVQVMVNAGDVILFDGKLIHGGAEILQPGTRRHALACHYIPYASENWERDWPRFSFDGSQRIHYE
- a CDS encoding peptidase E translates to MKTVPKIVAVGGGEISEQETATIDRRIIELTGKTQPKALFIPTASSDAPGYIDTFEAYYGGHFGCQTRILTLTQNPPGFEEMSALVLDSDLVYVGGGNTYRMMKLWRRLGLDAVLTEAASRGTVLSGLSAGAICWFKYGHSDSRSFSSNPKWDYIRVRGLGFINAIYCPHYHFEGREPSFFEMIAKRGGIGIACDNNAAIEIVGEQYRVLTSAPTGKAYKFFKRNGNVVPVELSQDSEYRPLANLLRRQ